The DNA region GGTCGACGAGAATCTGCTGGTACACATCATCGTGATTATTATTCTCATGACATCGCTACAAAAGTCAAATTCTATTTGCCTCGAACAAAGAAAAAACACACACAATGTTAGTGCTGCGTTCCGGTACGTTCAAGCGGAATCGGACGAGCGGATCGCACGGATTTCCGTGAAACCGCGCGATCCGCCCAGGCGCACTCATGCACGGTACAAACGCCTTTTCTCACACAGTTTGCCTTTGCCTAATTAAGTTTAGTTATGCCCATACCAAAACAataaaagaagagaaaaaaataacGTAAACGAAAGTATCACGCCCTAgccgataataataattattgttatgCTATCTCGGTGTAGAACGCGGATGAGCGGATGAGACTCTGCCGCGTAGTCGCCTAACGCAAATCAAGCGAATTTGCATATACACGTACGTTTGCGGCGGAACGGCGGGGGGAGGGGAGTGCAAACCACCCCTTGAACCGCATCATCGTCAGTCTTGTTGCGTTTGCACGGGTCCGAGGGGTGGTTCGCAACGAGTTGGCTGCCATTTCGCGCCGTTTCGAAAAGTTTGCGATATCGAAATTTCACTACGTGACAGTCGGATGCGTTAAAAAGGCCCACGTAGTACTCGTGACGACACCCGATCTCTTCCGTTGTCGCATGTGGCGCGTGTTATAGTtctctcgactcgactcgattcGACACGGTGTCTGAACGCGATACTCGCTCGATTCTTCGAATAGAAAgaccttgttttttttttgcacgGCGTACTGAGAGGAGGAACAAGTACAAAAAGAAGATGCGCATCGGAAAAGCTACTCTCTCAGGTACGGTCACACGTGTCACCACTCGCGACACAATCGTTGCACCTCTGCGACCCGACTAAACCGTTCGGAACCGTGTGTTTGGAATCTAGGAACGAAGATACGTATACTTCGAAACCGAGCGTTCTCGTGTTCAGACCACTATCCGGATGAGAAAgggggttaatacaatgtgatACGGACTGCTGGGAACGAGCAATTTTCTCAATGTCTTTTTTTTTCCTAACTTACATACACGAGCCTTTGCAATCCGTACCCATAAATTAGTGGTATACAAAATCTATTGTGTGGTATCGATCATTCGACATGGAAATCACACACAGAGATAAGGTACATGTAAAAAGACCAAGTGGATGCAATGAGAGTGCAGGATGTTAGAATAATTCTGCTGTACCCATTAAGAACGTaaaatttctctttctctttcatttGTTTCTTTCTCGTTGTTTCGTTATCTTGCATTCTGCTGTGAAATTTTCGAATGCATGATTTAGAACAACGATCATGATTTTTGTTTGATGGGGCACAGAAATATTCGCTAACTATCGACAATGGGTGGTGAAATTCGGGAATGTATTAACGATACAGTTGTGCATGCATTATCTCTACAGGAAGGAAGACGTAATATAAACGGGTTTCATGCATGCTCGTTTTGAAATTTCACCAACGGATCAGGCAGTTCCAGTTTTGACCTCTTGATTGAAGCAGACACTCTGGAGGCTGAGAATGAATTAATATACCATCTTTAGTGAGCAACAGTGAAAGCGATTAGAAGGAGCgaagaataaattaataaattagagGAGCGGAAACATTTAACATAAATCAACCAAAAATGTATAGTGAGCTTGCTGTGTGTGtctgtttgtgtgtgtgtgtgggtgcGCGTGTGCGTTGAAGTCAAGTGTCCAGGATTATAACTGTAACAAAATCTACACTAACATGCTAGAAGGACCCTGTGTTCTGTCATTGTATCGACTAACTTTTTAGAATCATTGTGTTTCTGGATTAAAAGTGATTCTAACACGTACGATGACGATTACATCGGATTTGCGAAAGATGTTCAGTGTGTTCACTTTTGGCAGCCGCATCTAAGACATATCAGCGTTTATGTAGCAGTAAGTACAATTACACTATTCCAAGAATTCAAAGGTTTTGAACGACAGTTATCTAAAAAACGTATGGCGATGTGCATTGTGCTGAAAGAGCATGCAAATATTTTGAAGGAGGATTGATGTGTAAACGTGTCAGATTAGAAAAAACATCAACGGGTATTTTCTTGCAGAGGAAAGTTAATGTTTAAAAGGCACTCGTAGAAAATAATTCAACAATCACAATTCGTTTTGATTACGATGGGTGTCTTTATCACTCGGAGCCACTGAAATCCGTACGATTGTAGAGCGACGTCAGGATACGGTGTGATGTGGACATGGTGGGCCTTGATGGCAAATTTGTATGGTTGTACTAACACCATGCACAACAGTCAAACTGGTTAAAATCTCACTTAAACGCACTTCGTTAATAACTTATCTCTCGATCTTCCCGGGCAACGGGGAAGAACTTTAGTTTTAAATGCAATTGCGCAAGTCCGAGAACTCAATTACAAATGTTTTCCATAGGAAAAACATCGTCTGTTCGACTAATTATTATTTCACGGATGTTCTATATGGGGAAAATGTTGCATTGGTAAAAGAACACAGCCCACATTATAACGATCCAATGCACTGTGTAAATGGGATTCTCACCATCTGTAATCTTTCTGGCAATGAATTTCAGGGTTTCGTCGAGAAGTACCACTGGGATGGAGAACTTCATAACGGTGATCCACTCTTCTACCGTCAGGGGGGTAACTTGGAATACAGACTGGAACAGACGAGATATAATCAGTCATATTGTATGGTAACAATGTTACCATGATGGGGTAAATCAAAGATTATTATACCGAAAGTACGTCGACGTAAAGGATGACAAAGTGGAGTGTGAAAGAAAGAGCCATAGAGGCAATGAGCCACATGTTAGACCAGGGCGGCATAGTGATGAGAGATTGATTCTCAGATAAACTGAAATAAAAGAACAAAATAAAGTATAAATTCATGCTAATCCAACTATCCCTGAAAAGATTTGTTTGGATCGCGGTACCTGTTCATAGCGTTCAACATTTCAATGGTTACAAGTACAGACAGAGCCATCGTCATGGGATGAGGATCCGTGAAAATCTTGCAGTTGACGCCCTTGAATTCTTCACCACCGCCCAAGCACGCCAAGTGATGAGTCTATGATTTATAAGACTCGGGATTAGATCTCAGATAGTACTCGATTGTGCCACTTGCGCTGCAGTATTATTCATTGTAAGTATTATAAAGTTTCATTAATCTTTTaagacatatgtatacatatatgacacTTTGTACGCAAACATAAAGCCATGGAATAAAGGTGTGCagacataaatattaaagcttcTCCACGATTGTATAAATTTGAAGTAATCATTACCAGTTGGTAGTAGTTCATCTGCGGGCCATGTGGACTGTACAAGAACCACCATGCGGCTGATCCAACAGTAGCAGCACCTACATATCCACCAATTGCCAGGTAGCGGAAGAACAGCCAGCCAGAGATGAGGGATTCGTCGGCTTTACGGGGTGGCTATAGTATTACAATCAAATtatgtttttcttcttttaattttgaCACAGTATTCAAAAATCAAATGATAAAGTGTTAACATTTTAATATAGCTTTCTAATACAATTAGAGGTGGGCGAGAACCCGATGGAGAACAAATTCTTGTaaatacaatattggcaatattaCCTTGCTCATGATGTCCAAGTCGGGAGGATTGAAACCAAGAGCAGTGGCTGGAAGACCGTCAGTGACCAAGTTGACCCACAAAAGTTGTACAGGGATCAATGCTTCGGGAAGACCAAGAGCGGCAGTCAAGAATATACTATAATCAATAAAGATATGTTATGAAAGATACCAATCAATTGTTATTCATCACGTATTTATTACATCGTGAGGAAACGTCTGGATAAACAAACCTCACGACTTCACCAATATTGGAAGAGATAAGGTAACGAATGAACTGCTTCATGTTGTTGTAGATAGCACGGCCTTCTTCAACAGCAGCAACGATGGAAGAGAAGTTGTCGTCTGCCAACACCATCTCAGAGGCGGATTTCGCCACAGCGGTTCCAGATCCCATAGCAATACCGATTTCAGCTTTCTTCAAAGCTGGGGCATCATTTACACCATCACCAGTCTATATACGTGaagaaaaatttcatacatTTTCGAAATCAGTTGCATCGTAACAACCATATTCTGCTTTTCAAAAGGAGAGACCTAGAATGTAGTCAGAATAGTTGCCCACCTCACTCCAGTTTGATAACTAGATTACGGATCTTCAGTAATTCTGACAGAATTGAGGaagtgaaatttaaaacagttggaTCTCTCCAATTAAACTTATTATAGAAAGGACGGGCTtactacttacaattagtttctatttcttgcaatcaatgcagaacatgtTTACTtcacataaaaatctgcagtctattcataacgTATGTTTGGAAGTGGAGTGAATAGCTATTGTGATTGTCAATGAATCTGAAGTCTCTTCTTTCGAGGAAACCACAGTAAGAGAACATACCATAGCCGAGATCTCGTTCATGCTCTGCAAGTACTCAACGATCTTGGATTTGTGAGCCGGTTCTACGCGAGAGAAGAGACGAGCCCTAGCGCAAGCGGATTTCTGTTCAGACGGAGAAAGGTCGTCGAATTCACGTCCGGAGTATGATTTGCCAGTTGTGTCCTCATCTTCCTCAAAGACACCAATGCGTCGGCAGATAGCTTCAGCGGTGGCTTTGTTGTCTCCGGTGATAACAATGACACGGATACCAGCAGCGCGACACCTACAGATAGAGTCGAATACTTCCTTGCGAGGCGGGTCAAGCATTCCAACGACGCCGATGAAGGTCAGATCCTTCTCGTATGTGTAGAATTTCGTGGAGTCGCCAAGGTCCATTTCGTCGGGCTTCATCGGATGATCAGCGGTAGCGAGGGCAAGGCATCTGAGTGTGTCTCGTCCGGTACCGTACTGGCGAGTCAAGTCCAAGATACGGTTCTTTAGAGTGGAGGTAAGAGGAACCTTGGTAGAGCCAACGCGGGCGTGCGTGCACCTGTCCAAGACACCTTCGGGAGCGCCCTTGACGAACAGTTTCGGTCCATTGCCCAGTTTGCTTGGTTTCAGAGGTGTGCAGTAAGACGACATAGATTTACGATCGCGAGAGAACTCCAAGGTAAATTCTTTCTTCCACTTGGTCTCCAAATCTTGTCTGACAGCGATGGCAGCGTTACGCCTGTCCAGTCCGCTCTTCTGAACGCCGAACGGATTGATCTTCTCAGCAAGGACAATAAGAGCAGTCTCGGTAGCCTCACCGACTTTCTCGAACGCCTGTTTGAACTCGTTGAAGTCGATGGCGGAGTCATTGCACATGATACAAATCGTACCAATTTCGTGGAGAGCCTCGTATTCCTGGCCCTTGATCTTTTTCCCTCTCAAGTACGTTTCGCCAATGGGTTCGTAGGTTGATCCGGTGATCTCGAATTCGTGGAAGCTGCTGTCGTTACCCTCGACCTTGTCGAAGACaaacattctgtaagaagtaacGATGAAGACATGTATTAGAGACACTGATGCAATCCTAAATGTTAATCGAGACCAAGTATTTTACTGCAGCCTGACGACGACATACCGGCTAACAGACATCTGGTTAGTGGTCAGAGTACCAGTCTTGTCTGAACAGATGACAGATGTGCAACCAAGAGTCTCGACAGATGGCAACGATCGGACAATGGCGTTCTTCTTGGCCATACGACGGGTTCCCAAAGCCAAGCAGGTCGTGATTACAGCCGGCAAACCTTCGGGAATAGCGGCTACGGCAAGGGCGACGGCGATCTTGAAGTAGTAGATAGCTCCCTTGATCCAAGATCCACCGTGAGCAGGGTCGTTGAAGTGTCCAATGTTGATGGCCCAAACAGCAACGCAAATTACGGAAATGACTTTCGACAATTGCTCGCCGAACTCATCCAGCTTCTGCTGCAGGGGCGTCTTGATCTCCTCGGTCTCGGACATCTCGGTACGGATCTTACCAATAGCTGTGTTCAAGCCGGTTCCAATG from Lasioglossum baleicum chromosome 11, iyLasBale1, whole genome shotgun sequence includes:
- the Serca gene encoding ATPase sarcoplasmic/endoplasmic reticulum Ca2+ transporting SERCA isoform X2, which codes for MEDGHSKTVEEAVDYFNVDPEKGLSGDQVKRNQEKYGLNELPAEEGKSIWQLVLEQFDDLLVKILLLAAIISFVLALFEEHEDAFTAFVEPFVILLILIANAVVGVWQERNAESAIEALKEYEPEMGKVLRTDKAGVQRIRAKEIVPGDIVEVSVGDKIPADIRLTKIFSTTLRIDQSILTGESVSVIKHTDPVPDPRAVNQDKKNILFSGTNVAAGKARGVVIGTGLNTAIGKIRTEMSETEEIKTPLQQKLDEFGEQLSKVISVICVAVWAINIGHFNDPAHGGSWIKGAIYYFKIAVALAVAAIPEGLPAVITTCLALGTRRMAKKNAIVRSLPSVETLGCTSVICSDKTGTLTTNQMSVSRMFVFDKVEGNDSSFHEFEITGSTYEPIGETYLRGKKIKGQEYEALHEIGTICIMCNDSAIDFNEFKQAFEKVGEATETALIVLAEKINPFGVQKSGLDRRNAAIAVRQDLETKWKKEFTLEFSRDRKSMSSYCTPLKPSKLGNGPKLFVKGAPEGVLDRCTHARVGSTKVPLTSTLKNRILDLTRQYGTGRDTLRCLALATADHPMKPDEMDLGDSTKFYTYEKDLTFIGVVGMLDPPRKEVFDSICRCRAAGIRVIVITGDNKATAEAICRRIGVFEEDEDTTGKSYSGREFDDLSPSEQKSACARARLFSRVEPAHKSKIVEYLQSMNEISAMTGDGVNDAPALKKAEIGIAMGSGTAVAKSASEMVLADDNFSSIVAAVEEGRAIYNNMKQFIRYLISSNIGEVVSIFLTAALGLPEALIPVQLLWVNLVTDGLPATALGFNPPDLDIMSKPPRKADESLISGWLFFRYLAIGGYVGAATVGSAAWWFLYSPHGPQMNYYQLTHHLACLGGGEEFKGVNCKIFTDPHPMTMALSVLVTIEMLNAMNSLSENQSLITMPPWSNMWLIASMALSFTLHFVILYVDVLSSVFQVTPLTVEEWITVMKFSIPVVLLDETLKFIARKITDASRVSASIKRSKLELPDPLVKFQNEHA
- the Serca gene encoding ATPase sarcoplasmic/endoplasmic reticulum Ca2+ transporting SERCA isoform X1 codes for the protein MEDGHSKTVEEAVDYFNVDPEKGLSGDQVKRNQEKYGLNELPAEEGKSIWQLVLEQFDDLLVKILLLAAIISFVLALFEEHEDAFTAFVEPFVILLILIANAVVGVWQERNAESAIEALKEYEPEMGKVLRTDKAGVQRIRAKEIVPGDIVEVSVGDKIPADIRLTKIFSTTLRIDQSILTGESVSVIKHTDPVPDPRAVNQDKKNILFSGTNVAAGKARGVVIGTGLNTAIGKIRTEMSETEEIKTPLQQKLDEFGEQLSKVISVICVAVWAINIGHFNDPAHGGSWIKGAIYYFKIAVALAVAAIPEGLPAVITTCLALGTRRMAKKNAIVRSLPSVETLGCTSVICSDKTGTLTTNQMSVSRMFVFDKVEGNDSSFHEFEITGSTYEPIGETYLRGKKIKGQEYEALHEIGTICIMCNDSAIDFNEFKQAFEKVGEATETALIVLAEKINPFGVQKSGLDRRNAAIAVRQDLETKWKKEFTLEFSRDRKSMSSYCTPLKPSKLGNGPKLFVKGAPEGVLDRCTHARVGSTKVPLTSTLKNRILDLTRQYGTGRDTLRCLALATADHPMKPDEMDLGDSTKFYTYEKDLTFIGVVGMLDPPRKEVFDSICRCRAAGIRVIVITGDNKATAEAICRRIGVFEEDEDTTGKSYSGREFDDLSPSEQKSACARARLFSRVEPAHKSKIVEYLQSMNEISAMTGDGVNDAPALKKAEIGIAMGSGTAVAKSASEMVLADDNFSSIVAAVEEGRAIYNNMKQFIRYLISSNIGEVVSIFLTAALGLPEALIPVQLLWVNLVTDGLPATALGFNPPDLDIMSKPPRKADESLISGWLFFRYLAIGGYVGAATVGSAAWWFLYSPHGPQMNYYQLTHHLACLGGGEEFKGVNCKIFTDPHPMTMALSVLVTIEMLNAMNSLSENQSLITMPPWSNMWLIASMALSFTLHFVILYVDVLSSVFQVTPLTVEEWITVMKFSIPVVLLDETLKFIARKITDGENPIYTVHWIVIMWAVFFYQCNIFPI
- the Serca gene encoding ATPase sarcoplasmic/endoplasmic reticulum Ca2+ transporting SERCA isoform X3, encoding MEDGHSKTVEEAVDYFNVDPEKGLSGDQVKRNQEKYGLNELPAEEGKSIWQLVLEQFDDLLVKILLLAAIISFVLALFEEHEDAFTAFVEPFVILLILIANAVVGVWQERNAESAIEALKEYEPEMGKVLRTDKAGVQRIRAKEIVPGDIVEVSVGDKIPADIRLTKIFSTTLRIDQSILTGESVSVIKHTDPVPDPRAVNQDKKNILFSGTNVAAGKARGVVIGTGLNTAIGKIRTEMSETEEIKTPLQQKLDEFGEQLSKVISVICVAVWAINIGHFNDPAHGGSWIKGAIYYFKIAVALAVAAIPEGLPAVITTCLALGTRRMAKKNAIVRSLPSVETLGCTSVICSDKTGTLTTNQMSVSRMFVFDKVEGNDSSFHEFEITGSTYEPIGETYLRGKKIKGQEYEALHEIGTICIMCNDSAIDFNEFKQAFEKVGEATETALIVLAEKINPFGVQKSGLDRRNAAIAVRQDLETKWKKEFTLEFSRDRKSMSSYCTPLKPSKLGNGPKLFVKGAPEGVLDRCTHARVGSTKVPLTSTLKNRILDLTRQYGTGRDTLRCLALATADHPMKPDEMDLGDSTKFYTYEKDLTFIGVVGMLDPPRKEVFDSICRCRAAGIRVIVITGDNKATAEAICRRIGVFEEDEDTTGKSYSGREFDDLSPSEQKSACARARLFSRVEPAHKSKIVEYLQSMNEISAMTGDGVNDAPALKKAEIGIAMGSGTAVAKSASEMVLADDNFSSIVAAVEEGRAIYNNMKQFIRYLISSNIGEVVSIFLTAALGLPEALIPVQLLWVNLVTDGLPATALGFNPPDLDIMSKPPRKADESLISGWLFFRYLAIGGYVGAATVGSAAWWFLYSPHGPQMNYYQLTHHLACLGGGEEFKGVNCKIFTDPHPMTMALSVLVTIEMLNAMNSLSENQSLITMPPWSNMWLIASMALSFTLHFVILYVDVLSSVFQVTPLTVEEWITVMKFSIPVVLLDETLKFIARKITDVAPPVTPTK